One genomic region from Saprospiraceae bacterium encodes:
- a CDS encoding acetylxylan esterase: MKQTFISSIIFNIVFIFIVNVHIVVAQSKSVNITVDLKPVEEENLNVFHDWIRWNAPGSMRTNFLNSLASKLYEARDREIAQLHTKRDWQDRQIKMKGKLLESIGIFPEKTPLNPKITGIINKDGYRIEKILFESRPGFYVTGCLFIPENRNTTLPAVLNLIGHEQESYHEPLDQVIIQNLVKKGMIVFTIDPLGQGEHVQYFDPKINFSSIGYSVIEHSYFGNLCFLSGESSAKYFIWDGIRAIDYLVSRSEVDPERIGVTGFSGGETVTNYLAALDPRVKVSIPSSWSNTCRRVSEMKGTQDAETFFIHGLKKGITVEDLLEVRAPKPTLLTFTSRDEYLSLQGARDTYREAKKAYVSFGAADQLDMVEDDSKHWLTPKIRLAIYSFFMKHFNMPGDPAEVEAEIIPGKELLVTASGQIATSIGGDMVFDINKKSSQKLIEHLELSRKSITKHLASVREKAKEISGYIKPCCENVEPIINGRYQRNGYTVNKYALPGEGDYAIPFLLFVPDDLKPKHRAIVYLHADGKAKEAKPGGEIEELVMKGYIVAAADLLGVGETVCSVTRGMADAYTGVLIGRSLVGIQAGDIVRVVNYLKLHTGVDPLQIVAVANKEMCLPLLHAAVFDPSIKSVILISPLISYRSIIMNRIHKIGLTAREGGGYHHPYEVDFSWGIAGVLRGYDLPDLMGCIAPRKLVLANLMNELLESASDEVLGQELEFPRAVYGVKKESGSLKVIDGYESLSILVNWSFE; encoded by the coding sequence ATGAAGCAGACTTTCATTTCATCAATCATTTTCAACATAGTATTTATTTTTATCGTCAATGTACACATCGTTGTCGCTCAATCAAAATCGGTAAATATCACGGTAGATCTTAAACCAGTGGAGGAAGAAAATCTGAATGTTTTTCATGATTGGATTCGATGGAACGCACCGGGCAGTATGCGCACTAACTTTTTGAATAGTCTTGCTTCAAAATTGTATGAAGCGCGCGACAGAGAAATTGCACAATTACACACTAAGAGGGATTGGCAGGACCGTCAAATAAAAATGAAAGGCAAGCTATTAGAATCGATTGGTATATTTCCTGAAAAAACGCCATTAAATCCAAAGATTACCGGTATCATTAATAAAGATGGCTATCGAATAGAGAAAATACTATTTGAATCCAGGCCCGGATTTTATGTAACAGGATGTCTTTTTATTCCGGAAAATAGAAATACTACATTACCAGCAGTGTTAAATCTCATTGGGCATGAACAAGAGTCTTACCATGAACCACTAGATCAGGTTATAATTCAAAATTTGGTTAAAAAAGGCATGATCGTATTTACGATTGATCCACTTGGGCAAGGGGAGCACGTTCAATATTTTGATCCCAAAATAAATTTTTCCTCCATTGGGTATAGTGTGATCGAACATAGCTATTTTGGAAACTTATGTTTTTTATCCGGTGAATCTTCAGCAAAATATTTTATCTGGGATGGCATCCGGGCAATTGATTATTTAGTATCAAGATCAGAAGTCGATCCCGAACGTATCGGAGTGACCGGGTTTTCCGGAGGTGAGACAGTGACCAACTATCTTGCAGCACTCGATCCAAGAGTCAAGGTATCCATACCCAGCAGCTGGTCCAACACTTGCAGAAGGGTGAGTGAAATGAAAGGAACTCAGGATGCAGAGACCTTTTTTATCCATGGACTAAAAAAAGGAATCACGGTTGAAGATCTTTTAGAAGTTCGGGCGCCAAAGCCAACCCTTTTAACTTTTACCTCTCGTGATGAATATCTGAGTCTGCAAGGTGCTCGTGACACATACCGTGAAGCTAAGAAAGCATACGTTTCATTTGGAGCCGCCGATCAACTTGACATGGTAGAAGATGACTCCAAACATTGGTTGACACCGAAAATAAGATTAGCTATCTACTCCTTCTTCATGAAACACTTTAATATGCCAGGAGATCCTGCTGAGGTAGAAGCCGAGATCATACCGGGCAAAGAATTATTAGTGACAGCTAGCGGCCAGATTGCGACTTCTATCGGGGGGGATATGGTTTTTGATATCAATAAAAAGTCAAGCCAGAAATTGATAGAACATCTTGAACTATCAAGAAAAAGTATAACAAAACATTTGGCCTCCGTCCGGGAAAAAGCAAAAGAAATATCAGGATATATCAAGCCCTGTTGTGAAAATGTGGAACCTATCATCAATGGCCGTTACCAACGCAATGGATACACGGTGAACAAATATGCATTACCTGGTGAGGGAGACTATGCTATACCTTTTTTGCTTTTCGTTCCTGATGATCTTAAGCCTAAGCATCGGGCAATAGTCTATCTCCATGCTGATGGAAAAGCAAAGGAAGCAAAACCAGGTGGCGAGATAGAAGAATTGGTAATGAAAGGTTATATCGTCGCAGCAGCAGATCTCCTGGGGGTGGGTGAAACCGTTTGCAGCGTAACCCGAGGTATGGCAGATGCTTATACTGGTGTACTGATTGGGCGGAGCCTGGTGGGGATCCAGGCAGGAGATATCGTTAGGGTGGTAAATTATCTCAAATTACACACGGGAGTAGATCCATTACAGATCGTTGCTGTTGCCAATAAAGAAATGTGCTTGCCTCTGCTCCATGCCGCTGTATTCGATCCTTCTATAAAGTCGGTTATACTCATCAGTCCATTGATCTCCTATCGTTCCATCATCATGAACAGGATACACAAAATTGGCTTGACGGCCCGCGAAGGAGGTGGTTATCATCATCCTTACGAAGTTGATTTTTCCTGGGGTATAGCCGGAGTATTAAGGGGGTATGATTTGCCTGATTTGATGGGCTGTATTGCACCTCGTAAACTGGTATTGGCGAACTTAATGAATGAGTTATTGGAAAGTGCTTCTGATGAGGTACTGGGTCAGGAGCTAGAATTTCCAAGAGCGGTGTATGGAGTCAAAAAAGAGTCCGGTAGTTTGAAGGTGATTGATGGATATGAGAGTTTAAGCATATTGGTGAATTGGTCTTTTGAATGA
- a CDS encoding Gfo/Idh/MocA family oxidoreductase, whose protein sequence is MKKKSKLGRREFINQTLQTSVAIALPSIVPSSVFGRNAPSNKINIAQIGFGRIAMTHDLKDTLPFDVARVIAVADVDANRAVKGKQFIENFYTKKTGKTNYVDVKTYGDYRDMLLNKDIDAVIISTPDHWHSQPAIEAALAGKDVYVQKPTSLTIEEGRMLADVIKKKGTILQVGTQQRSTAQFRIAAELVRNGRIGKLHTVRVGLPGDPSGPDASEMPIPKNLNYNMWLGSTPEVYYTEIRVHPQNSMTDRPGWLRCEQFGAGMITGWGQHHFDSAAWGMDTEYTGPISIEAVAEFPKSGLWNVHGDFMAKAEYKNGVTMYTSGGYPNGIRYEGTEGWIFVSRGSYTASPSDPVSKEKSSKALDASDPKILTSVIGANETHLYVSEDQHGNWLDCIKSRKTPISPAEIGHRACSVCLLTHIAMKLSRKLTWNPDKEVFVNDPEANALLSRPQRAPYGTKNIKMS, encoded by the coding sequence ATGAAAAAGAAATCCAAATTAGGAAGGAGGGAGTTTATAAACCAAACACTTCAAACTTCCGTCGCCATAGCACTGCCTTCCATCGTTCCATCTTCTGTATTTGGGAGAAATGCTCCTAGCAATAAGATTAATATCGCCCAAATTGGATTCGGTCGGATCGCGATGACTCACGATCTCAAGGATACGCTTCCATTTGATGTCGCCCGGGTAATCGCCGTGGCTGATGTCGATGCCAATCGGGCAGTCAAGGGCAAGCAGTTTATTGAAAATTTTTATACTAAGAAAACAGGTAAGACCAATTATGTCGATGTCAAGACTTACGGAGATTACCGGGACATGCTTTTGAATAAAGATATCGATGCCGTGATCATTTCGACCCCGGACCATTGGCATTCTCAACCCGCCATCGAAGCTGCCTTAGCCGGAAAAGATGTGTATGTACAGAAGCCCACTTCATTGACGATAGAGGAAGGACGCATGCTGGCTGATGTAATCAAAAAAAAGGGCACCATCTTGCAGGTAGGCACTCAACAACGATCTACGGCTCAGTTTAGAATCGCTGCAGAACTTGTTCGCAATGGAAGAATAGGCAAATTGCATACTGTAAGGGTCGGACTTCCTGGTGATCCTTCCGGCCCGGATGCCTCTGAGATGCCGATCCCTAAAAATCTGAATTACAATATGTGGCTCGGATCCACACCGGAAGTTTATTATACAGAAATACGCGTTCATCCTCAAAATAGTATGACCGATCGTCCGGGGTGGCTTAGATGCGAACAATTCGGTGCCGGTATGATCACTGGTTGGGGACAACACCATTTTGATTCTGCAGCATGGGGTATGGATACGGAGTATACTGGTCCAATTTCCATTGAAGCAGTTGCCGAATTCCCAAAATCAGGCCTATGGAATGTCCATGGAGATTTTATGGCAAAAGCAGAATATAAAAACGGTGTAACCATGTATACAAGTGGCGGATATCCAAATGGGATTAGATATGAAGGAACTGAAGGCTGGATATTTGTCTCCAGAGGTAGTTATACCGCATCTCCAAGTGATCCGGTGTCAAAGGAAAAGAGCAGCAAAGCACTGGATGCCAGTGACCCCAAAATACTCACTTCAGTAATCGGTGCAAATGAAACACATTTATATGTCAGCGAAGACCAACATGGCAATTGGCTAGATTGTATCAAAAGCCGTAAAACGCCAATCTCTCCGGCAGAGATCGGTCACCGGGCATGCAGTGTTTGTTTGTTGACGCATATTGCTATGAAACTTAGCCGAAAACTGACCTGGAATCCAGACAAAGAAGTATTTGTAAACGACCCGGAAGCAAACGCTTTATTATCCCGTCCTCAACGAGCTCCTTATGGAACCAAAAATATAAAAATGTCCTGA
- a CDS encoding PmoA family protein, which yields MTSQAVWGTKINAVKIGSKINVTIEGKYFTSYIFSSDEKYPFFYPVNGPGSGGSVTSMRNGEYPHHSSLFFGCDQVNGGNYWQDGLERGRIISINAEIIKEGGDTVIITDECIWSRPGAASPIKDTRKFIITAPSATLRQIDVEINMEPLMEVHIKKTNHSLFSARMAADLSVKNGGTMINAEGATGEKETFGKSSAWIDYYGKRGDMIEGLAILQHPANPWFPSPWFTRDYGFISPTPMYWPQNNEETFMKKGDNLVLRYRVLVHGGDHQEANIARAFEEYKQTK from the coding sequence ATGACCTCACAGGCAGTATGGGGTACAAAAATTAATGCTGTCAAAATTGGATCTAAGATCAATGTGACTATTGAAGGAAAATATTTCACCAGCTACATTTTTTCTTCTGACGAGAAATATCCTTTTTTCTACCCGGTCAATGGCCCGGGTTCGGGAGGCTCAGTTACTTCCATGCGAAATGGAGAATACCCTCATCACAGTTCATTGTTTTTTGGCTGTGATCAGGTCAATGGTGGAAACTATTGGCAAGATGGATTAGAACGTGGTCGCATCATCTCCATCAATGCTGAAATAATCAAAGAAGGTGGGGATACTGTAATCATTACGGATGAATGTATATGGAGTCGTCCCGGAGCTGCATCTCCTATTAAAGACACACGAAAATTTATTATTACTGCTCCTTCAGCGACGCTGCGGCAGATCGATGTAGAAATTAATATGGAACCTTTGATGGAGGTCCACATTAAAAAAACGAATCACTCTTTGTTTAGTGCTCGCATGGCAGCTGACTTATCTGTGAAGAATGGAGGGACTATGATTAATGCCGAAGGCGCTACAGGAGAAAAAGAAACATTTGGTAAAAGCTCAGCATGGATTGATTATTATGGGAAACGAGGTGATATGATTGAAGGCCTGGCTATTCTGCAACATCCTGCCAACCCCTGGTTTCCCTCTCCCTGGTTTACCAGAGATTATGGATTTATTTCACCTACACCCATGTACTGGCCTCAGAATAACGAGGAGACTTTTATGAAAAAAGGAGACAATTTGGTGCTTCGTTACCGGGTATTGGTCCACGGAGGTGATCATCAGGAAGCGAATATTGCCAGGGCATTTGAAGAGTATAAACAAACAAAGTAG